From the Clostridium sp. Marseille-P299 genome, one window contains:
- a CDS encoding Yip1 family protein, with the protein MKLNSVFDKNKVTHVGKTLRYSLYVITHPLDGFWDLTHEKRGSVAAANIIIAVSLLTTVFKLQFTSFIFNKVIWEYVNIIEIILGFILPIILGCVANWALTTLFNGKGTMKQIYMAIGYALTPYVIIQLPMIFISNLMTVQEGAFYFYLTSFSNIWCAFLIVCATMMIHDYTLGKTVLTLIATAIGIMVIIFVFLLFFSLVTDAAAYFISLYKEVVFRFY; encoded by the coding sequence GTGAAATTAAATAGTGTATTCGATAAAAACAAGGTAACACATGTAGGAAAAACATTGCGTTATTCCTTATATGTAATAACTCATCCACTGGATGGTTTTTGGGATTTAACTCATGAAAAGAGAGGATCTGTTGCAGCTGCCAATATAATAATTGCTGTTTCATTATTAACAACAGTCTTTAAACTTCAATTTACAAGTTTTATATTCAATAAAGTAATATGGGAATATGTTAACATAATTGAAATAATCTTAGGATTTATATTACCAATAATTTTAGGATGCGTAGCAAATTGGGCATTGACTACACTTTTTAATGGAAAAGGTACAATGAAACAAATATATATGGCGATTGGCTATGCGTTAACACCATATGTAATTATACAATTACCAATGATTTTTATCAGTAATTTGATGACAGTTCAGGAAGGGGCATTTTATTTTTATCTAACATCGTTTTCTAATATCTGGTGTGCATTTTTAATTGTTTGCGCTACCATGATGATACATGATTACACTTTAGGAAAGACGGTGTTAACTTTAATTGCAACGGCAATTGGTATTATGGTAATTATCTTTGTGTTCCTTTTATTCTTTAGTTTAGTAACAGATGCTGCAGCTTACTTTATTTCTTTGTACAAGGAAGTAGTTTTTCGATTTTACTGA
- a CDS encoding carbohydrate ABC transporter permease: MAKKKQKNMRKRKAIAGYLFISPFIIGFLAFMVVPLFESLRMSFSNVVIGVGNGGFLLEFTGLANIKKALTVDPEYTRFLTEELTRMATQVPTTLIVSFFMALLLNQTFKGRGVVRAIFFLPVILSSGVLVGLEFNNSLLSGMQEYIQANSQTSNITAVLEDILANSGFGDRFLETVYNVVNNVYDVVIASGIQIIIFLSGLQTISKSMYEAATIEGCTSWESFWKITLPLVSPVILVNVIYTIVDFFTRTDSEVMSKISETMISKMDYGFSSAMAWIYFVSVMLIIGIFSAITSRWVYYYE, encoded by the coding sequence ATGGCAAAAAAGAAACAAAAAAATATGCGTAAAAGAAAAGCAATTGCAGGATATTTATTCATCTCTCCATTTATCATAGGTTTTTTAGCCTTTATGGTTGTTCCATTGTTTGAGTCACTAAGGATGAGTTTTAGTAACGTAGTAATAGGTGTAGGAAATGGTGGATTTTTATTGGAGTTTACCGGTTTAGCAAATATTAAAAAAGCCTTAACGGTTGATCCTGAATATACTAGATTTTTAACAGAAGAGTTAACACGTATGGCAACTCAGGTTCCCACTACATTGATTGTTAGTTTTTTCATGGCTTTATTATTAAATCAAACATTTAAAGGGAGAGGAGTTGTTCGTGCTATATTTTTCCTTCCAGTTATACTCTCCTCGGGGGTTTTAGTTGGACTAGAGTTTAATAATAGCTTATTATCCGGAATGCAGGAATACATACAAGCAAATTCACAAACTTCGAATATAACCGCAGTACTAGAAGACATCTTAGCGAACAGTGGTTTTGGAGATCGATTTTTGGAGACCGTTTATAATGTTGTAAACAATGTTTATGATGTTGTTATTGCTTCTGGTATCCAAATTATCATATTCCTTTCAGGGCTTCAAACGATATCAAAAAGTATGTATGAAGCAGCAACCATTGAAGGATGTACTTCATGGGAAAGTTTTTGGAAGATTACATTACCACTTGTAAGTCCTGTTATTCTTGTAAATGTAATCTATACAATTGTTGATTTCTTTACAAGGACTGACAGCGAGGTTATGAGTAAAATCTCAGAAACTATGATATCAAAAATGGATTATGGATTTAGCTCTGCTATGGCATGGATCTATTTTGTATCAGTCATGCTAATCATTGGTATTTTCAGTGCCATTACTTCAAGGTGGGTGTATTATTATGAATAA
- a CDS encoding endo-1,4-beta-xylanase, producing the protein MKLFLKYRNLILLYSVLCCGFVFMSCDKKEQNTKDTSVEPTQAVSQGITAAPEDGKEKEKDNVASTMEDNAYYENYTKTGALASIKDVYKDKFHIGVALAKPDIENKIKADFVTSQFSSITCENEMKADFTLDYAATLEQGDEEYPVVNMKNAVVALNFAKENDIKMRAHTLVWHSQTPRWLFTEGFDKSEDAPFVTREVMLARMENYIKQEMEYVNTNYEGVVYAWDVVNEAIEIGDGHKDGIRIKNNYWYEVIGDDYIEQAFTFARKYTDKNQKLFYNDYGTYEKSKLFAICELVNKLKEKGIIDGVGLQDHIQIDYPTTLDYQYAINKYSELGLEIQITELDIACPEDTEEAQEKLATRYRTIFSILLNCLNKGKANITGVTVWGLSDDRSWINKPDKPSYPLLFDKNLKPKRAFFGALLDPSVKKY; encoded by the coding sequence ATGAAACTTTTTTTAAAATATAGAAACCTAATACTGTTATATTCCGTGTTATGTTGTGGTTTTGTATTCATGTCATGTGATAAAAAGGAACAAAATACAAAGGATACTTCCGTTGAGCCTACACAAGCCGTAAGTCAAGGGATTACAGCCGCCCCTGAGGATGGGAAGGAGAAAGAGAAAGATAACGTAGCCTCTACAATGGAAGATAACGCTTACTATGAAAATTATACTAAGACAGGGGCCTTAGCAAGTATAAAAGATGTATATAAAGACAAGTTTCATATTGGAGTAGCATTAGCGAAACCGGATATTGAAAACAAGATAAAAGCCGATTTCGTTACATCTCAGTTTAGTAGTATAACATGTGAAAATGAAATGAAGGCAGACTTTACATTGGATTATGCTGCAACACTGGAACAAGGTGATGAGGAATATCCGGTTGTAAATATGAAAAACGCTGTTGTTGCATTAAATTTTGCAAAAGAAAATGATATTAAAATGCGTGCTCATACTTTAGTTTGGCATTCCCAGACTCCAAGGTGGTTATTTACAGAAGGTTTTGATAAGAGTGAAGATGCTCCGTTTGTAACAAGAGAAGTAATGTTAGCAAGAATGGAAAATTATATTAAGCAAGAGATGGAGTATGTCAATACAAATTATGAGGGCGTTGTTTACGCATGGGATGTAGTGAATGAGGCTATTGAAATTGGGGATGGCCATAAAGATGGTATTCGTATAAAAAACAATTATTGGTATGAAGTAATTGGTGATGATTATATTGAACAGGCCTTTACTTTTGCTAGGAAATATACGGATAAGAATCAGAAATTGTTCTATAACGATTATGGAACTTATGAAAAAAGTAAACTCTTCGCAATATGTGAATTAGTAAATAAATTAAAAGAAAAAGGAATCATTGATGGTGTTGGTTTGCAAGATCACATACAAATTGACTATCCAACGACTCTTGATTACCAGTATGCAATTAATAAATATTCAGAACTAGGTTTAGAGATACAGATTACAGAGCTTGATATTGCATGTCCGGAAGATACGGAGGAAGCACAGGAGAAATTAGCTACTAGATATCGCACTATATTTTCAATATTGCTTAATTGCTTAAATAAAGGAAAAGCAAATATAACAGGTGTTACGGTATGGGGATTATCTGACGATCGTTCTTGGATTAATAAACCGGATAAACCTAGTTACCCTTTGCTATTTGATAAAAATTTAAAACCTAAGAGAGCATTTTTCGGTGCATTGTTAGATCCATCAGTTAAGAAATATTAA
- a CDS encoding DUF5696 domain-containing protein, producing the protein MKHFIKIGLILISSVLLVGCTKEIAQDDIMDTYSYVEDNSTYVLENDSLVFTLDPNTTYFEVRNKKDNSVWNSNPVDAENDPSADAKSKKYLQSTLLLEYSNDAGINTLFNNFEYSISKNNFQIIQEQDYVKVNYTIGDVQKEYIFPQAISESRITTFMDKMDASAKKKINSYYRKLDINNLRPTDNKAELLELYPDLEQENVYVIREGIQEYLKVKIEEIFAAAGYTREDFEADNKRYSGESGENKPYFNLSIVYRLEDNELVIELPFEDMMWTKTFPLTKVKLLPYFGAGSTVDQGFLLVPEGNGGIIQFNNGKVEQSSYYNEVYGWDEGIKRDAVIDERRSSFPVFGISQNGSSMIGILEDYASVASIEADISGRSHSYNYIGATYTVLHASSLNVSAKTDKSVMVFEAKKPTGSIKQRYCFLESDTYTDMAVAYREYLMSKHNQLVKRDDSNTPVNITLIGAIDTIKQRLGFPVSVPTSLTSYTEAQEMVKDFISRGYKNLSIRYSGWTNNGIKQKVLDNVKTISQLGSEKDLKKLINFSKEQGVDLYLEGTVTYAFPQSGFNGFSISKDVAKYSSREVIKLYSFSPVYYGIEDWKDAFYLLKPQRIITYMENLKTKAKEYGTNVAFSDIGYVVSADYNPKNLTTREEVIHMQQEKLSEIQQENVNVMIKYGNDYALPYATLVTDMELKGNQFQIIDSMVPFYSIAIHGLVNYTGSSINLSGDYEEQILKSAETGAGLSFTFMKESSNVLQDTLYTYLFGCDYSKWKEEAYRLYSRYNEELGHCFNQFITTHEILSPGVFVTTYEDGTKVYTNYNYDAYKVDDLSIPARDYKVERR; encoded by the coding sequence ATGAAACATTTTATTAAAATAGGATTAATCCTGATATCATCGGTGCTATTGGTCGGTTGTACAAAAGAAATTGCGCAAGATGATATCATGGATACCTATAGTTATGTAGAGGATAATAGTACTTATGTACTTGAAAATGATTCGTTAGTATTTACGCTAGATCCCAACACTACGTATTTTGAAGTACGAAACAAGAAGGATAATTCTGTATGGAATTCGAATCCAGTGGATGCTGAAAATGATCCTAGCGCAGATGCCAAGAGTAAAAAATATCTACAGTCTACACTGCTATTAGAATATAGCAATGATGCTGGTATAAATACATTGTTTAATAATTTTGAGTATAGCATCAGTAAGAATAATTTTCAGATAATTCAAGAGCAGGATTATGTAAAGGTAAATTACACTATTGGTGATGTTCAGAAAGAGTACATATTTCCACAAGCAATTTCAGAATCTAGAATAACAACATTTATGGATAAAATGGATGCAAGTGCGAAAAAGAAAATAAATTCTTACTATCGTAAATTAGACATCAATAATTTACGTCCTACCGACAACAAAGCGGAGCTTTTAGAATTATATCCCGATTTAGAGCAGGAAAATGTTTATGTTATAAGAGAAGGAATACAGGAGTATTTGAAGGTTAAAATAGAAGAAATCTTTGCTGCGGCTGGATATACGAGAGAAGATTTTGAAGCTGACAACAAAAGGTACTCTGGTGAAAGTGGAGAAAACAAACCATATTTTAATTTGTCCATTGTTTATCGTTTGGAAGACAATGAATTAGTAATTGAGTTACCATTTGAAGATATGATGTGGACCAAAACATTTCCATTAACGAAAGTAAAATTACTACCTTATTTTGGTGCAGGAAGTACAGTAGATCAAGGATTTTTATTGGTTCCAGAAGGTAATGGTGGAATTATTCAGTTTAATAATGGGAAAGTAGAACAAAGTTCCTACTACAATGAAGTATATGGATGGGATGAAGGAATTAAAAGAGATGCAGTCATTGATGAGAGACGAAGCTCTTTCCCGGTATTTGGTATCTCCCAAAATGGTAGTTCAATGATTGGTATTTTAGAAGATTACGCATCAGTTGCATCCATAGAAGCAGACATTAGTGGACGTTCTCATAGCTATAACTACATTGGAGCTACGTATACTGTACTGCATGCATCTTCACTGAATGTATCAGCAAAAACAGACAAATCCGTAATGGTATTTGAAGCAAAAAAACCAACTGGATCCATCAAACAAAGATATTGCTTTTTAGAGTCAGATACTTACACAGATATGGCAGTTGCATATCGAGAGTATTTAATGAGCAAACACAACCAATTAGTAAAACGTGACGATAGTAATACACCAGTAAATATAACGTTGATTGGAGCGATTGACACCATTAAACAACGTCTTGGATTTCCAGTCTCGGTACCAACATCCTTAACTTCCTATACGGAAGCACAAGAAATGGTGAAAGATTTTATAAGTAGAGGATATAAGAATCTCTCCATACGTTATAGTGGATGGACGAATAATGGAATTAAGCAAAAAGTTCTCGATAATGTTAAAACAATTTCGCAGCTTGGAAGTGAGAAGGATTTAAAGAAGTTAATAAATTTCTCTAAAGAACAGGGAGTTGATCTTTACTTAGAAGGCACTGTTACCTATGCTTTTCCACAGAGTGGATTCAATGGTTTTAGCATCAGTAAAGATGTTGCAAAATATTCAAGTCGTGAAGTGATAAAACTATATTCGTTTTCACCTGTTTATTATGGAATTGAGGATTGGAAAGATGCCTTTTATTTACTGAAACCACAGAGAATAATTACTTACATGGAGAATTTAAAAACAAAGGCAAAGGAATATGGAACGAATGTAGCATTTTCTGATATTGGTTATGTAGTAAGTGCGGATTATAATCCGAAAAACCTTACTACGAGAGAAGAAGTAATCCATATGCAACAGGAAAAATTAAGTGAGATACAACAAGAAAATGTTAATGTAATGATAAAATATGGAAATGATTATGCACTTCCATATGCAACTCTGGTAACAGACATGGAGTTAAAGGGTAACCAATTCCAAATCATTGATTCGATGGTTCCGTTCTATTCCATAGCAATCCATGGTTTAGTAAATTATACTGGTTCATCCATTAACCTTTCTGGAGATTATGAGGAGCAGATTTTAAAAAGTGCGGAAACGGGAGCAGGCCTTTCCTTTACATTTATGAAGGAGAGCTCCAATGTATTACAAGATACACTATATACCTACTTGTTTGGTTGCGATTATAGCAAGTGGAAAGAAGAGGCTTATCGATTATATAGTAGATACAATGAAGAACTAGGGCATTGTTTTAATCAGTTTATAACAACACACGAGATCTTATCTCCAGGAGTATTCGTTACTACTTATGAAGATGGTACAAAAGTATATACGAATTATAACTATGATGCTTATAAAGTTGATGACCTAAGTATACCAGCAAGAGACTATAAAGTGGAGAGGAGGTAG
- a CDS encoding carbohydrate ABC transporter permease, with the protein MNKNQKEKWNDFKRRNQQSGGYLLKKVIANKAYKLIRAILLFGLCFLILQPIFNKISLSFMQEKDLYDPTIIVIPRNFTTENYKLVNSLIGYWKALRNSLGVSVMSSLLQVTFCTLVGYGFARFQFPLKRFWFACVLLVIIVPPQTIMSSLYLNFRFFDFFGVMKATTGKTMNLQNSMIPYILLCMTCMGLKSGLYIFLIRQYFRGVPKELEEAAYVDGCGNFSTFVRIMLPDATPILTSCFLFAFVWQWTDSFYSKMFLGKISLLSSKLTAITGLLSDYLTAINGTGTKPSIAYGQMMISTGMIMAIIPLLLIYIVAQKGFVESLSQTGIKM; encoded by the coding sequence ATGAATAAAAACCAAAAAGAAAAATGGAACGATTTTAAAAGGCGAAATCAACAATCCGGTGGTTATCTCCTGAAAAAAGTAATAGCGAATAAAGCGTATAAACTAATTCGGGCAATATTATTATTTGGCTTATGCTTTTTAATCTTACAGCCAATTTTCAATAAGATCTCTTTGAGTTTTATGCAAGAGAAGGACTTATATGATCCGACGATCATAGTAATACCTAGGAATTTCACAACAGAGAACTATAAATTAGTGAATTCACTGATTGGTTACTGGAAGGCTTTGAGAAATTCACTGGGTGTATCAGTTATGTCAAGCTTATTACAAGTTACATTTTGTACACTTGTTGGATACGGGTTTGCAAGATTCCAGTTCCCTTTAAAAAGATTTTGGTTTGCCTGTGTGTTGTTGGTAATCATTGTTCCACCACAGACAATTATGTCCTCACTTTACTTAAATTTCAGATTCTTTGATTTCTTTGGAGTGATGAAAGCAACGACTGGAAAGACTATGAACTTACAAAATTCCATGATCCCTTATATTTTATTATGTATGACTTGTATGGGGCTAAAGAGTGGATTGTACATATTTTTAATACGTCAATATTTTAGAGGGGTTCCAAAAGAATTGGAAGAAGCAGCTTATGTAGATGGTTGTGGTAATTTTTCAACGTTCGTACGTATCATGTTGCCAGATGCAACTCCAATATTAACTTCCTGCTTTTTATTTGCATTTGTTTGGCAATGGACTGACTCATTCTATTCGAAGATGTTTTTAGGAAAAATATCATTATTATCAAGTAAACTAACAGCCATTACTGGGCTATTATCGGACTATTTAACAGCAATTAATGGAACAGGAACTAAACCATCCATTGCTTATGGACAGATGATGATATCAACAGGAATGATTATGGCGATTATACCACTTTTATTAATTTATATTGTTGCACAAAAGGGATTCGTTGAAAGTTTAAGTCAAACGGGAATTAAGATGTAG
- a CDS encoding glycoside hydrolase family 43 protein, which translates to MSHSHLFQRSFLFISFFIAIILIGCSNKNELKTTEGIKVIEENSDAKEFNQDGTTQEENNGEEKEDMIQEDLEVLFHDVEVKEAIKQLWENNPLIAQDYGADPFAMVYNDRVYVYMTQDVYMYDAAGNLSQNTYANINSLRCISSADLVNWTDHGWIHIGGIQGVSTWAKNSWAPAATWKVIDGKEQFFVYFADSARGIGVLTADSPIGPFRDPIGKPFITRETPNCEGVAWMFDPAVLNDDDGSSYLYFGGGVPEGLEESPKTARVIELGEDMISTVGDAVVIDAPFLFEDSGINKIGDTYYYSYCSNFSSRANATGEHIPIAGEIIYMTSKSPLGPWDYQGSILKNPGHFFGTGGNNHHSMVEFKGQWYIFYHTQILQDSQKLTGGYRSTSVNAVTLNEDGTISPVQADKNGVKQLSTLNPYEEILATTMSNSSGISIAEEKKKSFKETTKVTVSDIDSGDWLKISGLDFGDKGAKELTIRFASEGSGAVKVCADKLNGKAITFAKISETGSFDKVMEVTVSVAELTGVHDLYFVFSGSGYRIHSWTFHQ; encoded by the coding sequence ATGAGTCATTCACATTTGTTCCAACGATCGTTTTTATTCATAAGCTTTTTTATAGCAATTATTTTAATTGGATGTAGTAATAAAAACGAATTAAAAACTACGGAAGGGATAAAGGTTATAGAGGAGAATTCAGATGCAAAGGAATTTAATCAAGACGGAACAACACAGGAAGAAAATAATGGAGAGGAAAAAGAAGATATGATTCAAGAAGATTTAGAAGTATTATTTCATGATGTAGAAGTTAAAGAGGCGATCAAACAATTATGGGAGAATAACCCATTGATTGCACAGGATTATGGAGCAGATCCATTTGCAATGGTTTACAATGACCGCGTGTATGTATATATGACTCAAGATGTGTACATGTACGATGCTGCAGGAAATCTTTCTCAAAACACGTATGCTAATATCAATAGTTTGCGGTGTATATCCTCTGCTGATTTAGTAAATTGGACAGATCATGGTTGGATCCATATTGGTGGTATACAAGGTGTGAGCACATGGGCGAAAAATTCATGGGCACCTGCTGCAACCTGGAAAGTAATTGATGGAAAAGAACAATTTTTTGTTTATTTTGCAGATAGTGCAAGGGGTATTGGTGTATTAACGGCAGATAGTCCAATCGGTCCGTTTCGAGACCCAATTGGAAAACCTTTCATAACGAGAGAAACTCCAAACTGTGAAGGAGTAGCATGGATGTTTGATCCAGCAGTATTAAATGATGACGATGGAAGCTCCTATTTATATTTTGGAGGTGGAGTACCAGAAGGTCTTGAGGAGTCACCAAAAACAGCGAGAGTTATTGAATTAGGAGAGGATATGATAAGCACGGTTGGTGATGCTGTTGTAATCGATGCCCCATTTTTATTTGAGGACTCGGGCATTAACAAGATAGGTGATACTTATTATTATTCCTATTGTTCGAATTTTAGTAGCAGGGCAAACGCAACGGGCGAACATATTCCTATTGCTGGTGAAATTATTTATATGACAAGCAAATCGCCACTTGGCCCATGGGATTATCAAGGGTCTATATTAAAGAACCCGGGACATTTTTTTGGAACGGGGGGAAATAATCATCATAGTATGGTTGAGTTTAAAGGTCAGTGGTATATATTTTATCACACTCAGATATTACAAGATTCACAAAAACTAACCGGTGGTTATCGTAGTACAAGTGTTAATGCAGTCACTTTGAATGAAGATGGAACAATAAGTCCAGTTCAAGCAGATAAAAATGGAGTAAAACAATTGTCAACACTAAATCCTTATGAGGAAATATTAGCTACGACGATGTCAAATTCTTCTGGAATATCTATAGCAGAAGAAAAGAAAAAAAGCTTCAAAGAAACTACGAAAGTTACGGTTTCTGACATTGATAGTGGTGACTGGTTAAAGATTAGTGGTCTGGATTTTGGAGATAAGGGAGCAAAAGAATTAACCATACGCTTTGCAAGTGAAGGTTCTGGTGCCGTGAAGGTTTGCGCAGATAAACTAAATGGCAAAGCAATAACTTTCGCAAAGATTAGTGAAACGGGAAGCTTTGATAAGGTGATGGAAGTAACGGTTTCAGTAGCAGAGTTAACAGGAGTTCATGATCTTTATTTTGTTTTTTCTGGTTCTGGATATCGAATTCATTCCTGGACATTTCATCAATAG
- a CDS encoding ABC transporter substrate-binding protein, giving the protein MMKKLKKKVAITLVAALSMAMLTACGGKEVEKTNSNVTPTEAAAEATPTQEVTPTSEPEPEMDLGGMEITIGDWWSTGEATPPTTAQEEATQEYREMIQKKYNFKMTQIAVGDWDTYQEVLTTSIMAEDPAADVFIMAPNWIAQPLSNGLLYDLATLESFDFKESKWNPSVISTMTYGNSIYGMASGRAEPKLGVYWNKRLFEEAGLDPNLPYDLQASGDWTWEKFEELCKKLTIDNNNDGIMDSYAMVSFSVDFFRGAVTSNDARFIGKDAQGKFYNGTLEPNWVEAMQWAVGLIQKGYEMPVPSPDANWDWFISAFHDAKVAMQVGEQYRTGTWEDMTDDFGFVLFPKGPKSEGYAAYFSDNIAVIPSCYDKETAEKIAFAYNLWTNPTPGYEEDADSWKDYYYTRFRDERAVDETLAMMYDGAIINNDYLQFVYGTSFGDIAYDVYALGKTPAEKAEEISGTWEALLNDANK; this is encoded by the coding sequence ATGATGAAAAAGTTAAAGAAAAAAGTAGCCATAACATTAGTTGCAGCTTTGAGTATGGCTATGTTAACTGCTTGTGGGGGAAAAGAAGTTGAGAAAACAAATTCAAATGTAACACCAACGGAAGCAGCTGCTGAAGCTACACCGACGCAAGAAGTTACTCCAACCAGTGAACCAGAACCAGAAATGGATCTTGGAGGTATGGAAATAACAATTGGTGATTGGTGGTCTACTGGGGAAGCAACACCACCAACAACTGCTCAAGAAGAAGCGACTCAAGAATACCGTGAAATGATTCAGAAAAAGTATAACTTCAAAATGACTCAAATCGCGGTTGGTGATTGGGATACTTACCAAGAAGTACTTACAACCTCTATTATGGCAGAAGATCCTGCAGCGGATGTATTTATTATGGCACCAAACTGGATTGCTCAACCACTTTCAAACGGATTATTATATGACTTAGCAACACTTGAGAGCTTTGATTTTAAGGAAAGTAAGTGGAATCCATCAGTTATTAGTACCATGACATATGGTAATTCAATTTATGGTATGGCTTCAGGAAGAGCAGAGCCAAAACTTGGTGTATATTGGAATAAGAGATTATTCGAAGAAGCAGGTTTAGATCCAAATCTTCCTTATGATTTGCAAGCAAGTGGTGATTGGACTTGGGAAAAGTTTGAAGAACTTTGCAAGAAGTTAACAATTGATAACAATAACGATGGTATTATGGATAGTTATGCAATGGTAAGTTTCTCAGTAGACTTCTTTAGAGGAGCGGTAACTAGTAACGATGCTCGTTTCATCGGTAAAGATGCACAAGGTAAATTCTACAATGGAACATTAGAACCGAACTGGGTAGAAGCAATGCAATGGGCGGTAGGATTGATTCAAAAAGGTTATGAAATGCCTGTACCATCACCAGATGCAAACTGGGACTGGTTCATTTCAGCATTCCACGATGCTAAGGTAGCTATGCAAGTTGGTGAGCAATATAGAACTGGAACATGGGAAGACATGACAGACGATTTCGGTTTTGTATTATTTCCAAAGGGACCTAAGAGTGAAGGATACGCTGCATACTTTAGTGATAATATAGCAGTGATTCCATCCTGCTATGATAAAGAAACTGCTGAAAAGATAGCATTTGCTTATAATTTATGGACGAATCCTACACCAGGATATGAAGAGGATGCAGATTCCTGGAAAGACTATTATTATACTAGATTCCGTGATGAAAGAGCAGTTGATGAAACATTAGCTATGATGTATGATGGTGCAATTATAAATAATGATTACTTGCAGTTTGTTTACGGTACTAGCTTCGGAGATATTGCATACGATGTTTATGCATTAGGTAAGACTCCTGCTGAAAAAGCGGAAGAAATATCCGGAACATGGGAAGCGTTATTAAACGATGCAAATAAATAA